TAGACTTTATTCCAATGAGTTGGTGGAAGGGAAACTTGATTCAATTGCTTAATATTGCGGGATTAGGTCCAATATACGGAGCGGTTGCTGGCGCTCTGTATGGGCCAGTAGCATTCTTTTGGATTGTGTTAGGTAGTATATTTGCAGGGGGCGTACACGATTATTTTTCAGGAATGATGTCCTTACGTCACGGTGGGGCACAATTTCCAACGCTTGTTGGCCGATATTTAGGAAAGTATATCAAGTCATTTATTAATGTTATTTCACTTGTTTTAATGATTTTGGTTGCAGCAGCATTCACTGCTGGACCTGCACAATTGATTTCGCAAATTACACCATTAAGCTTTTTTGTTGCCTTAGTAATTATCTTTGCTTATTTTGTTATAGCAACTGTATTGCCAATTAATCGTGTTATTGGACGAATCTACCCAATTCTAGGAGCGATCTTGTTAATAATGGCAGCTTCTGTTGGAATTGCCTTGCTGTTTTCAGGAAAACCAATCCCTAATATTACATTGCAAAATTTGCATCCTGGTGATTTACCTATTTGGCCTTTATTAATGGTTACAATATCGTGTGGAGCAATTTCTGGTTTTCACTCGACACAAAGTCCAATTATTGCGAGTACAATGAAAAAGGAAACAGATGGGCGTAGAATTTTTTACGGAGCAATGATCACTGAAGGAGTTATTGCATTAATTTGGGCAGCTGCAGGGATGACTTTCTTTAATGGAACTACTGGATTACAAGAAGCATTAGCCGCTGGAGGTCCGTCAGGTGTTGTTAACGAAATTTCAACGTCATTACTTGGAGTTACTGGTGGGATTCTAGCGATATTCGGTGTAATTATTCTGCCAATAACCACTGGGGATACTGCATTACGATCATCACGAATGATTTTAACAGATATGCTTTCGAATATATTTGATATGAATAATAAAATTAAAGTACTACTTATTGCAATTCCAGTTTCTATTCCTGCATTCTTTCTAGCGACCATTGATTATACATTCTTATGGCGGTATGTTGGCTGGACAAATCAAGTGGTTGCAACAGTAATGCTTTGGACAGCTGCAATGTATCTAGTTGAAAGTCATAAATTTCATTGGATAGCAGCAATACCGGCTATTTTTATGACTGGTGTATCGACAACATACATTTTTTATGCTCCTGAAGGATTGGGACTTGATTATAGTCTTTCTTTAACAATTGGTTTTATTTTAACTTTATTAGTAGTAGCGTGGTATATAATCCAATTAGTTAAATATCAAAGAATTAAAAAAAGAAGTGCACAATTAAACATAGCATAACTAAAAGGTACCTTCTAAAGGTGCCTTTTTAAAGTTAATTTATTTAAATTAGAACTACTAATTTAGAACATATTATGATATTATATTTAAGCAATTATAACTATATACTTTGGCAAACTTATTGAAAAATGAGGACGCAAAGCCACGAATCTAAAGCTTTAGAGCAAAGATAGTCGAGCTGCATTTAGTCATTTAGCACGTATTAAAATGATTGTGAGCCTACAAATGTTTTTGTAGGCTTTTTTGCGTACATGGTATAAAAACAGGGGGAAAGTGTAATGGAAAAGTATAGTATTAAGGTTGATGAAACAAATAAGAAAGTAGACATGATTGTAAGTGGTTCATTTGAGCCTGCAGATGTGGAGCAGTTCGTGAAAGATTATCAAACAAAAATAGGTGCTATTACAACTAATCAATATACATTAGATGTTGATTGTACCACTAT
The nucleotide sequence above comes from Paraliobacillus zengyii. Encoded proteins:
- a CDS encoding carbon starvation protein A, giving the protein MVTFLLALFALILGYIFYSKFVEKVFVVNDETVTPAYSKRDNLDFIPMSWWKGNLIQLLNIAGLGPIYGAVAGALYGPVAFFWIVLGSIFAGGVHDYFSGMMSLRHGGAQFPTLVGRYLGKYIKSFINVISLVLMILVAAAFTAGPAQLISQITPLSFFVALVIIFAYFVIATVLPINRVIGRIYPILGAILLIMAASVGIALLFSGKPIPNITLQNLHPGDLPIWPLLMVTISCGAISGFHSTQSPIIASTMKKETDGRRIFYGAMITEGVIALIWAAAGMTFFNGTTGLQEALAAGGPSGVVNEISTSLLGVTGGILAIFGVIILPITTGDTALRSSRMILTDMLSNIFDMNNKIKVLLIAIPVSIPAFFLATIDYTFLWRYVGWTNQVVATVMLWTAAMYLVESHKFHWIAAIPAIFMTGVSTTYIFYAPEGLGLDYSLSLTIGFILTLLVVAWYIIQLVKYQRIKKRSAQLNIA